One genomic segment of Gemmatimonadota bacterium includes these proteins:
- a CDS encoding oxidative damage protection protein, giving the protein MATISCVRCGTSGESQAFKPFPNELGERVYTTICRNCWAEWLKTQQQLINHYALIPHQPKAKEFLLRNMEQFLFGEGAPDSLP; this is encoded by the coding sequence ATGGCAACCATCTCCTGCGTCCGCTGCGGCACCTCCGGGGAATCCCAGGCCTTCAAGCCCTTCCCCAACGAACTCGGCGAGCGCGTCTACACCACGATCTGCCGGAATTGCTGGGCCGAATGGCTCAAGACCCAGCAGCAGCTGATCAACCACTACGCCCTCATTCCGCACCAGCCAAAGGCGAAGGAGTTCCTGCTCCGCAACATGGAGCAGTTCCTCTTCGGCGAAGGCGCGCCGGACTCGCTGCCGTGA